From one Mytilus edulis chromosome 1, xbMytEdul2.2, whole genome shotgun sequence genomic stretch:
- the LOC139495226 gene encoding NAD-dependent protein deacetylase Sirt6-like, with translation MCDLKCCKSSTLDEVESDIVEVKTVWPKRRVKTLEFHINWAANGEARFHEHCWTQIISSIKNKRNIRSAFKFSSQEKTLVKEAEKTAEFRNAHKKIIEEAKHVSDLIKSSEHCVAFTGAGISTSAGIGDYRGKSGKWTEMDQNEIDVDHLLSDRIEHTPSKKAKLQTEEKVMEEAEEDGVPYEALRPTYTHEALHKLMTDRYLKYIISQNGDGLHGLSGVQGDKISELHGNVFLEICEKCKRQYNRSFYVMDDVGSQYFEELDDNGKTDIKKPKYAVKCKKCGLSHRTGRKCESKGCSGYLQDSIINFRDLLDDHIFKQAEVNSEKCDLMLCLGTTLTVTPASDLVEKIKKPQRYVICNRQLTDKDSACSSTDKDGNIQGSRIYGDCDTFFKELMKNILDAEELKKWESERSDRMKVYDSQRTQA, from the exons atgtGTGATTTAAAATGCTGCAAGAGTTCAACTCTGGATGAAGTTGAAAGTGATATTGTAGAAGTCAAAACTGTATGGCCAAAACGAAGGGTTAAGACTTTAGAATTTCATATTAACTGGGCTGCAAATGGTGAAGCAAGATTTCATGAACACTGTTGGACACAAATCATTtcttcaattaaaaataaaaggaacATAAGAAGTGCATTTAAATTTTCTTCACAGGAAAAAACTCTGGTGAAGGAAGCTGAAAAAACTGCTGAATTTAGGAATGcacataaaaaaatcattgaagaAGCGAAACACGTTTCTGATTTGATAAAATCATCTGAGCACTGTGTAGCATTTACTG gtGCAGGGATTTCTACATCTGCTGGAATTGGTGATTATCGTGGTAAGAGTGGAAAATGGACTGAGATGGATCAAAATGAAATTGATGTAGACCATTTGTTAAGTGACAGGATAGAACATACACCAAGCAAGAAAGCAAAATTACAGACAGAAG AAAAAGTCATGGAAGAAGCAGAAGAAGATGGTGTCCCCTATGAAGCTTTAAGACCAACATACACTCATGAAGCACTTCACAAATTGATGACTGATAGGTATTTGAAATACATTATCAGTCAGAATGGAGACGGTCTTCATGGATTATCAGGGGTACAAGGTGATAAAATTTCAGAACTTCATGGTAATGTTTTCTTAGAAATCTGTGAGAAATGTAAAAGACAGTATAACAGATCTTTCTATGTGATGGATGATGTTGGTAGTCAGTATTTTGAAGAACTGGACGATAATGGGAAAACAGATATAAAGAAACCTAAATATGCAGTGAAGTGTAAAAAATGTGGTTTATCCCATAGAACTGGAAGAAAATGTGAATCTAAG GGCTGCTCAGGATATTTACAAGACTCCATTATTAACTTTAGAGACTTGCTGGATGATCACATATTCAAACAAGCGGAAGTAAACTCAGAGAAGTGTGATTTGATGTTATGTCTGGGTACTACTCTTACAGTTACACCTGCCAGTGACTTGGTGGAGAAGATAAAGAAGCCCCAAAGATATGTTATATGTAACAG gCAACTTACAGATAAAGACAGTGCCTGCTCATCAACAGATAAAGATGGGAATATTCAAGGATCTAGAATATATGGAGATTGTGATACCTTCTTCAAGGAATTGATGAAAAACATATTAGATGCAGAAGAATTAAAGAAGTGGGAATCTGAAAGATCTGATAGAATGAAGGTTTATGATTCTCAAAGAACTCAAGCTTAG